Part of the Triticum urartu cultivar G1812 chromosome 2, Tu2.1, whole genome shotgun sequence genome, cattcttgcaagttgcatgctttactttccgctgctcatatactcattgcatgcttgcttgatatgtattgtgtttgttaaacttgtgcttaaactccactaaacttaagaatattaaaaactgcaacttttggcacttagtgtctaatcaccccccatctagacacctcttctcgatcctttcacctcgtcatgtccgtgatcacatctgggacaccgaacaaccttcggtacatcaaaacacaaaaaccctagatcgtcaccgaactttaagcgtgcggaccctacgggttcgagaactatgtatacatgaccaagacacatctccggtcaataaccaatagcggaacctggatgctcatattggctcctacatattctacgaagatctttatcggtcagaccgcataacaatatacgttgttccctttgtcatcggtatgttacttgccagagattcgatcgtcggtatctcaatacctagttcaatctcgttaccggcaagtctctttactcgttccgtaatacatcatcccgcaactaacttattagttgcaatgcttgcaaggcttgagtgatgtgcattaccgagagggcccagagatacctctccgacaatcggagtgacaaatcctaatcccgaaatacgccaacccaacaaatacctccggagacacctgtagagcacctttacaatcacccagttacgttgtgacgtttggtaccacacaaaatgttcctccggtaaacgggagttgcataatctcatagtcataggaacatatataagttatgaagaaagcaatagcaacaaactaaacgatcaagtgctatgctaacggaatgggtcatgtcaatcacatcattctctaatgatgtgatcccgttaatcaaatgacaactcatgtctatggctaggaaacttaaccatctttgattcaacgagctagtcaagtagatgcatactagtgacatactgtttgtctacgtattcacacatgtattatgtttccggttaatacaattctagcatgaataataaacatttatcatgatataaggaaataaaaaataactttattattgcctctagggcatatttccttcactaacaTATTAATCCAGTGCATAATGTCAGTTGCTATTTTCTACTTGTTTTTTGTTTTCCAGAAAATCAGTaacaaatggagtccaaacgctACGATTTTTTGACAATTTTTTCTGAACATAAGAGACCCTAGAAGGTTCGGGAGGAGACCAGAGAACGAACGAGGAGACGACAAGGCAacagggcgcacccagggggtgcGCTATTGCCTTGTGGGCCCTCGAGGCTTCGTCTGACCTAATTCCCCTTCTATAATTCTCAAATATTGAGAAACCCCCAGGGAGCCACCCGAAATACTTTTTCCGCTACTTCAAGCTTCTGTTCTTCTGCAATCCCATCTAGAGGTCTTTTTCGGTACTCTGCCAGAGGTGGAATCagtcacggagggcttctacatcatccttgccacctttcgatgatgcgtgagtagttcaccacagacctacgggtccatagctagtagccagatggcttcttctttctctttgatcttcaatacaatgttctactcgatcttcttggagttttatccgatgtaatcttgttcttttttgcggtgtgtttgttgggatccgatgacttatgagtttatgatcaaattaTTCATTAAAAGTAATTGCGTCTtttctgaactttattatgcatgattgtCACAGCTTTGTATTTCACTACAATCTATCCgcttggtttggccaactagattgatttatcttcagtgggagaggtgttttgtaatgggttcaatcttgcagtgctctaCATCCTAGTGACACAAGGGGACAAGACACGTATTTGTATTTTTTTCCATTAAGGGTAAAACAACGaggtttattcatattgattgggtttactttgtctacatcatgtcatcttgcttaaggcgttactccattttttatgaacttaatactatagatgcatgttggatagcggccgattggtggagtaatagtagtagatgcaggcaagagtcggtctacttgtctcgaacgtgatgcctatatacatgatcattgctgTGAATACATCCTAattatgtgcttttctatcaattgcccaacagtaatttgttcacccaccttaTGTTCTGtgttcgagagagaagcctctagtgaaaactatggcccccgggtctacttttatCATATTATAAAAACCAAAATTcctttgctgcaatttatttaactttattttattttgcaatatctatctatctataaaAGATTTAAGTCTTGCAAGTAACGAGTTCAAGGGGATTGGCAACCATGTTATccacgttgggtgcaagtatttgcttttgtATGTGTATGTGTTGTTCACGAGGCTTTGCATGattctcctattggttcgataaaccttggttctcattgagagagacacttatctctactgtactgcatctgctctcctcttcggggaaaatcccaacgcaactcacaagtagtaggaagaatttctggcgccgttgccggggagacatcatcaaatTCTTGTAAAGTTCCTACATACAAATTATCATTTACTTGCTCTACTTTTTATTTGCCTAGTCATGTCATCACACCAAAACAGAAAGTAAAAGTAAAGACATATGGATCCTCATTcacttgctaatcttttcaaACTTGCTGCATGTTGCAAACCAATAGCTAAAAATGAAGAAGTGATAAAAGAAAATATTATTGAGATACATCtattgaatgaaaagcatgatttcAATTCCGTTAGTGTAAAtcctattaatgtcaattgtgctaatgaTCATGATTGGCGTGATAATTATGATGTTTCTTGAGATCTTGAGAATTCCGAGCCTTGTAATGAATCTGTTATTGAGATAAAATTTGCAATACTATTAAAAATGGGTTTGGAAGAGCGTAAATTTTAGGTAATAATGATCCCACTACTTTGGAGAATTATTAATCTTGTGAATTTTCTGATAAAGTgagtttggagaggtcatgactttagttgatgttaatcccactattttggatgatgataaaacttttatgcatgtggatcatgaagagaaaattttatatgatagctatattgttgaatttgattatgatcctacaagtaactattatgagagaggaaaatattgttgtagaatttttcatgttactaaattacctctcgttatgttattaatttgtttgcttataaaatacctatgcatagacAATATGTTAGACTTAGGTCCTGTTTGTTTGAGCTTCAGGAACCAAATTTAGCTTTGTCAGCGAAGCTGAATCTGAAATCTGAAACAAACAGTTATTTCAAATAAGCTTTACCTGTCAGAATCGGGGCTCCGGGGACCCaagaggttcgaactctagggtgcaCTTGTTCCAACCGCCCTGCTCTACCCTCTCAACCCCACGGCGACGCTGCAGCGAGCACAAGCTAGGAAAGAAGAACAATGGACACTGaagttacccaggttcgggccaccttacAGTGTAAAAACCTACTCCTGCTTGTGGTTGGATTGCCTCACGAAGGAGAATGAGAGTAGAATGGTGTGGCTCTAGCCACCAAAGTGAATCGATCGAACCTTTGGTGAGATAAAAACAGACATTGCGAAGGTGGGAATTGCCTGGGCGCATGCTTTTATCAATAATTCCTTTCCCACCTTCGTGAGAATCTTTTGTTTCCACCCTTGAATGTGCTGCCATATTCGATCTTTCAAATACGCGAATACTTTCATTCGGGACTTCCCAACATACACGGGCAGCCCCAGATATCGTTTATTCCAAGTCTCCCTTATCAGCCCTAGTCGGTCCATCACGCGTCTTTTGTTCACTCCTTTGGTGTTTTTACTAAACATAATCATTGACTTTTCCACACTGATAGTTTGCGCTGGGCATTCCTCATACAAATTAAGAATATCTTGCAGATGAAGTGCACTATCTTCTAAGATCCAGAAGAATTAACGAGTCATTAACAAAGAATAGATGATTAAAGCTCGGTGCATCACAACACACTTTTACTCCCTCCAGCACACCTCCTTGTTTAGCGCTATTCAGCAGGCTCGAAAAagtttctgcacaaaaatagaaACAAATACGGTAATATAGGATCTCCTTGCCTCAAACTTCTCCTTGGAACAATCTCCTTTGTCAAAGTATCAATGAATCTGAACCGGAATTTTGCTATTGTATAATACTTCATGATTAAACTTATCCAAGACTCGTAAACCCCAACTTCTTCATCATTGCTTCGAGAAAATGCCACTCAGCCTTGTCATAGGCCTTGCTCATATCCATATTTTTATCAGTATACCCAACAGCCCCTAACCTTTTATTCTGCATAAAGTGTGTGACTTCATAAGCGAGCAAAATATTATCTGTGATTAGCTCTGATTTGGGGCAATGGTCTCCGGTAGGATTAGCAAAATATTAGTCTTCAATAGATGATATAGATGTAAAAATAATTAACTTTTGCACCTCCGAAGTCCCAAAACTCTTCTCCAACAGATGATGATGTAGATGTAAAAAATCACATCTCCACCTCCTAGAAATGTAAACTATAACACCCCGTGGTGCTTTTTTTTGCATCTCCACCTGCAGGAGTTGTAAAAAACACAACTACACGCCAATTGCCCAACTGTCGTTTATTTCACTTCCACGCGACCAGTCGCTGCCAGCCGACCACTGCCCGGGCCACGGCCAACTCCGACGACCCCGCCATTGGTCTGCccacgccgccgcgccgccgtaGTCGCCGAGGAGCCACCGATTGGAGCCCATCCCACCGCACTTCCGCCGCCGCGACACTTGCCCATTGCACCACGCCACCGCCGCCCCAGTGCCAAATCTGGCCTCTCCACCACCCCCGCTGCCGGTTCCGCTGCTACTCTGTCGCCGCCCTCCTCCAAATCGACCGAATTGTCGCTTCTTCGCCGAATCGCCGCCGCATGATTTGAGCTCGCCCCTCTCTCCCGCCGGATTCAAGCCGCACACTTGCCTCCACGTCGCCGCCGCTTTTCTGCTGCCAGACTCAACCTTCTTGCGCCGCACGACCGTCTCCCCGTCGCCCCTCCACGACCAATCCGCCGCTCGATACACAGCCACACCGCCCACCATTCAAGCTTCGCCCGCCGCATTCGACCTCCCGACTCTCGCCGCTCGGCCGCCGGCGCACCTGCTACCGCCGCTCGACCCACCGACGCTTCTCCCTTCTCTCGGCGCTCGGCCACCGACGCTCATGCCGACTACTTGTACACAGTCGCGTGAGCGGCGGCTGGTTTTACATCTCTAGTTTGCATCATCTGTTGGAGTTGCTCTTTTATATAAAGTTGACACTTTTTTGGAGATGCAAAGGCACTTTTTGAAGATGTAAATTTTTACATATCTTGTTTTAcatctttaaatttgcatcttttattggagatgctcttagataCTAGTACTATTTATAGACTACATTTACATTTAGATGCTCTTAGagaagagaagaaagaaaaaTAGAGGTTTCAAGATGATTATTCGTTTCCTTATTTCTCACGCACACGAACCCAAACCTAGCAACCTAACGGCGAAGCTCTCGAGCTCTCGGCGGCCATGGAGGTCGGCGACGACGACTGCCCTCCCCTCGCTGTCGAGCTCCCGCCGCAGACGGCCTCTCCTCCGTTTCccgcttcctcctccgcctccgcctccgcgcCGGTCGGCGTCACCGTCATCACCGGCTACCTCGGCGCCGGCAAGTCCACGGTGAGATTCCTCTGCGTGCCTTAACCCCGCTTCCCTCCCCGTCCGCTGCACCATCCATCCACTGTTTCTGTATAAAGTAGGCGCGAGATATCCTGGTGCTGCATATACGACCAAAGACAAATCGCCAGCTACTACCGACTCCTTACTGACAAGGATGCCTCTAATTTTACCAAAATTGAATCGTAGTTTAAGCCTGTATTTGTGTCCTATGACTATGAGGAATCACTGGCACGAACTGTAGCACTGTTCTTTGTGTTTTCTGTCAGCACTCAAGTGTCATCTCCAATTAATGTCATCATGTTGATACTTTAGGCTGTATATCACCTTTTTTCCCCCTTTCTTCACAATTGTGCTCTATAATTTCCTAGTCATTTTATTAGTTGAGCTAGTTGGGACCCCATGGGTTAACAGTCACTCGCCGTGCTTAAAAATTTCAGTTAGTCAACTACATTTTGAGTGGACAACATGGGAAAAGAATAGCGGTAATACTGAATGAGTTCGGAGAGGAAATTGGAGTAGAAAGAGCAATGATCAATGAGGGGCAAGGTGGTGCCGTTGTTGAGGAGTGGGTGGAGCTAGCAAATGGATGCGTTTGTTGCACTGTAAAACACAGCCTGGTTCAAGCACTTGAGCAACTTGTGCAGACTAAGGAGAGGTAAGAGACACATTTTCCTATCTAGTATCTTGAATGGGTACTTAACATACAACATAGGACTCGACTGTAGATATGTACAATACTATCATTACTCGATTGTTCTATGGTTATTTGTTGCTTGTGATGTTTCGAGTCACCAAAATTGTCTACCTATATATGCTGACTTCGTGTTGACATTCTGTTTTTACCTCAGAAAGTTATGTTGGGGGGAGGGGGCAATTTCCAGACTCGGTGTTGAAGCTCTGTTTTTACCTCAAGTCAAATTATGTGTATCCTGCTTATTCCTTCAAAGGGGCCATTTTTTTCTGTTGCTAAATTTGTCTGCTTTCCTATTCTAGTTCTACATGAAGTGCTAGAATTAGTTTAGTGCTTCTTATTCTAAAAATAAGTTCAACGCTTCTTTAATTCAATGCACTGGTCTGTTCCGCTGTATATTTATATTTAGAAATGTTTCAGAGCTCATGCTCTTCCATTGACTTCCATTCAATGTTGGATTTGATAGTAATGCACTCCCCTAACCTGTCAGACTCACTACATCTGCTGCAGAATGGATCATATATTATTGGAGACAACTGGTTTGGCTGATCCTGCACCACTTGTCTCCATTCTCTGGCTGGACGATCAATTGGAGTCATCAATCAGACTAGATTCTATCATTACGGTTAGTTTAGTTCGCTTTCTATTGTTATGTGATGTCCTTTTGTTGCCACAGTTTCCTATAATTAGTTTGTAATAGGAAGAAAACACATGCTGCAGTGCAGTTTCTCATTTAAGCTTGTCATTCTGCTAATATCTTACAAGTTCAGATAAATGCTTATTTCTCTGGCAATTGCTCTTCGGACCAGAATTTATAACATGAGATCACATTTCACTGTTTCCTGCTCAACATGTTACTGTATATGCTCAGGTTATTGATGCAAAAAACTTCAGGCGGCAAATTGATGAACACATGAACTCTTCCTCATTTCCTGAAGCATTTCACCAAATCGCGTTTGCGGTAATTTGCTGTTTTTGGCACCAATCTCTCATTCACACATTCTTTTTGGGGTCTTGCTTCTTGCATCCAAGATTCTTGTATTGATCCCTATGGGCTGATGCAGTTAAAATTTCTCTTGTTCGTGATAATTATCCAAACGAATATAACAGAGTGTCAATTCTTGTGTAACAGGATGTTGTGATATTAAACAAAATTGATTTAGTAAAAGACGATCTCGAGGATTTGGAAAGGCAAATTCATGATGTCAATGCGCTTGTTACAGTGGTGCGGTCTGTGCGGTGCCAGGTTGACTTAAATACAATATTTGATCGACAGGCATATGGTGTGAAGGTAAATAAACTACTGAAGTCTGATTTGGTCACTACCTTTTGGTGCTTCTCCGACTTACTTTGTTTTTCCTCCCCTAGAATTCATCACAACTACAGGAGCTTCTGGAGTACAGTAAATCAGCACCACCTAATAGTCGCCATGATAACAGTATTTCCACTTTGTGCATTTATGAACAGGATCCAGTTTGCTTGGCTAAGGTACTTTATTTCCTTGAATGAGATGTGTCAGTGATGTCTATGTTCTTAGGGTAGCTTTATAACACATTATTGCAAGCAGTTATAAACAACTGAATAGAGTATTTAATTCATTCATCCGTGCACTTAGAATTGGAGTCCGGAAGGACATCTGTTTTACATATTTGCCTTATGCATTTTGCTTTACAGGTGGAATCATGGCTTGAAGATCTTCTTTGGGAGAAGAAATCCAACATGGATATATATCGTTGCAAAGGGATTTTGAATATCCAtgattcaaaccaacttcatacATTACAGGTTTTTATGACATATTACAAGGCATCTGAAAGAACTACTCTCTCCGTCCCGAATTAGATGACtcagatttgtctagatacggatgtatctagacacgttttagtgtttgatacatccgtatctagactaATCTAAGTCAACTAATTTGGGACAGAGGTTGTACATGATAAGCTAGAACTGTTGACGAAATTTTCTACCCAGTCCTCTGCAATACAAAGTTACCAAAGTATGCCTTCTTTGTTGAATAGATTGTCATTACTGAAGTCTGTTTTTGCCCTTATGCAGGCAGTGAGGGAAGTCTATGAGGTTGTGCCGGCTCGAGAATGGTCGGAGACACAATCTCGCATGAACAAGATAGTTTTCATAGGTATAATCTTAAAATATGATAGTTGATCATCCATTACTTTCAAGTTACAAGTCCAGTCCTGAATCTTTCCATGCCTATTTTGCTACAGGCCGTGATTTGGATATCAGTATCCTCCAAGATTCATTTAGTCGCTGCAAGCACTAATTCTCTAATGATTTGCATGTCACCTTGTAAGTCATTCACCTATGTCCTCCGTTTTGACGATTCTTGTTCACGTTTTCTGTTTTGGGGAACACCTTGTAAGCGGGTATGTATGGTTTTGCTGTTTGAGGCTTTTGCACTGCTTATCATCATGAGTTGCTGCTTGCAAACAGGCATGGTGTTTGTACTTCGTTCACATAATCCCGTAATTCTGCCCTATCGGCGTTTAGCATTTTAACTGTGTCCTCTGTGCTCGCAGGCACCTCTGTCACTGAATACTTCATGGACGCTCACACAGCCTGGACTGGGATTAGGGTGTTCTCGTATGGTTCCCGAAGTTACATTCTGTTGAACGATCTTCAGTAGAGGCGAAGCAGTTTGCAGTGCCGAGACCAAGAGACGACTTCAATTGCTGCTGTGAGGCTATGTGCCATCGGAGCACCTCCCTGATACACTAGAAAGGCATTGTGCTGAGCATTTGTAAATGTTCAGTATAGCGAATGCAACCGTGTTAGGGTTTTGCAGAGGGAAAATTATCCAATCGTAAGAGGATGTGATCTGAACATGGTGCAGAAAGACCTAAATTGAAATGAACGGAAGATGCCTCTGGAACTTTTTGGTTATTTTTTTGGGGTGATTTTGGTAGACAAGCTGATGGTTGCGTGCATCGGTTGATGCAGACAGGGGCATCCTGTAGACCTTACCTGAGCCGTAGCTTGCTTCCATGATTCGTCGCCTCTTGTGCTGCTGTCATTTAGTAATTGCTATTTCGAGCTTAATTCTGAGACTAATTACGTCAATTCCGAGCAACTTCGAGCTTACACTAACATGCTGCATGACGCGTAGGTGAACCGAGATAGGATGATAATCCCAGGCTTATAAATTGAATACAACACTATCTTTTTTGGACAAAGAATACAACACTATCTTAGTGTTAGTATTAGTATTTGGGTCGTAGAATACTATACGGTGAACACCATGTGAGTACGGAGAGTTCATTTTTTTATAAAACCATAGAAATTATATGACA contains:
- the LOC125536413 gene encoding COBW domain-containing protein 1 isoform X1 — its product is MEVGDDDCPPLAVELPPQTASPPFPASSSASASAPVGVTVITGYLGAGKSTLVNYILSGQHGKRIAVILNEFGEEIGVERAMINEGQGGAVVEEWVELANGCVCCTVKHSLVQALEQLVQTKERKLCWGEGAISRLGVEALFLPQVKLCTHYICCRMDHILLETTGLADPAPLVSILWLDDQLESSIRLDSIITVIDAKNFRRQIDEHMNSSSFPEAFHQIAFADVVILNKIDLVKDDLEDLERQIHDVNALVTVVRSVRCQVDLNTIFDRQAYGVKNSSQLQELLEYSKSAPPNSRHDNSISTLCIYEQDPVCLAKVESWLEDLLWEKKSNMDIYRCKGILNIHDSNQLHTLQAVREVYEVVPAREWSETQSRMNKIVFIGRDLDISILQDSFSRCKH
- the LOC125536413 gene encoding COBW domain-containing protein 1 isoform X2, with amino-acid sequence MEVGDDDCPPLAVELPPQTASPPFPASSSASASAPVGVTVITGYLGAGKSTLVNYILSGQHGKRIAVILNEFGEEIGVERAMINEGQGGAVVEEWVELANGCVCCTVKHSLVQALEQLVQTKERMDHILLETTGLADPAPLVSILWLDDQLESSIRLDSIITVIDAKNFRRQIDEHMNSSSFPEAFHQIAFADVVILNKIDLVKDDLEDLERQIHDVNALVTVVRSVRCQVDLNTIFDRQAYGVKNSSQLQELLEYSKSAPPNSRHDNSISTLCIYEQDPVCLAKVESWLEDLLWEKKSNMDIYRCKGILNIHDSNQLHTLQAVREVYEVVPAREWSETQSRMNKIVFIGRDLDISILQDSFSRCKH